Proteins encoded within one genomic window of Bacillus thuringiensis:
- a CDS encoding penicillin-binding protein, whose protein sequence is MHKLQTDKGARYFMIAFIVLFLIMLLRFFYIQAVGVVHNVNVKDLATEQHNKNGVLEANRGTIYDQTGKVLVQDSTTYRVVVNLKGTDKVKNKDETAGQLADALEIDKENVLKNFHEGRTQVEIGKVGRNLSREKKEQIKKLKIPGVSFMSEKARVYPNEDFASYILGFARPDDKGNTEGKFGLEKSLDKYLRSTNGNIEYVGARRGIPLTNDIGKIEPAKNGNNVYLTLDKQINSFLEESMNKAQEHYDPSMLVGIIADPKTGKVLAMSSKPSFNPNKGDIEYFLNDPIANAYEPGSTMKIFTLAAAINEGVYNGKEYFQSGKYSVGSSDIKDHNGGFGWGSITFDEGFERSSNVAFSILEDQLLKPDKFKQYMNKFGFNQKTGIDLPGESKNTLLLNTQIQQVTTSFGQGSTVTPIQLIQAATAIANDGKMMQPYIVDKVVNPTNKQVIMENQPKEIGNPIKKETANKVRDLMERVITSSKGTGTMYKVDGYPIGGKTGTAQIPNPENGRYMEGKENYIFSFLGMAPIDDPELIVYLAIKQPKLKGDEYGAQPLAEIFKPVIKNSLEYLKVKPFTEKQMTDATKRSQLKVQNYVNQSIDTVENSVKEEKLQPIILGEEKIKKQYPQSGEVMSEGDRIFLLGSNPKMPNLKGWSMRDAMYFSKLLKLDLKTTGTGYVTSQSIEKGQDIQEGDILELELEPPLQPLAEANTN, encoded by the coding sequence ATGCATAAACTTCAAACGGATAAAGGCGCGCGGTATTTTATGATTGCTTTTATTGTTTTGTTTCTTATTATGCTTTTGCGTTTTTTCTATATTCAAGCAGTAGGGGTCGTGCATAATGTGAACGTCAAGGATCTTGCAACTGAACAACATAATAAAAATGGTGTTTTGGAAGCAAATCGTGGCACAATATATGATCAAACTGGAAAGGTGCTAGTCCAAGATTCTACAACGTATCGTGTTGTTGTAAATTTAAAAGGAACAGATAAAGTGAAAAATAAAGATGAAACCGCCGGGCAATTAGCTGATGCGCTTGAAATTGATAAAGAAAATGTGTTAAAAAATTTTCATGAGGGGCGTACGCAAGTTGAAATCGGAAAAGTTGGTCGAAATTTATCTAGAGAAAAGAAAGAACAAATTAAAAAATTAAAAATTCCGGGTGTATCTTTTATGTCTGAGAAAGCAAGAGTATATCCAAATGAAGATTTTGCATCTTATATACTTGGTTTTGCTAGACCAGACGATAAAGGAAATACAGAAGGAAAATTTGGTCTTGAAAAAAGTTTGGATAAATATTTGCGCTCGACAAATGGAAATATAGAATATGTAGGAGCGCGAAGAGGTATCCCGCTTACAAATGATATAGGGAAAATAGAACCCGCTAAAAATGGAAATAACGTTTACCTTACGCTTGATAAACAAATTAATAGTTTTTTAGAAGAATCGATGAATAAGGCACAAGAGCACTATGATCCTTCCATGTTAGTAGGAATCATAGCGGATCCAAAGACAGGGAAAGTTTTAGCAATGTCTAGTAAACCTAGTTTTAATCCTAATAAAGGCGATATTGAATACTTTTTAAATGATCCAATCGCAAATGCATATGAACCAGGTTCAACAATGAAAATATTTACGTTAGCTGCTGCAATTAATGAAGGTGTATACAACGGAAAAGAGTATTTTCAATCCGGAAAATATTCCGTTGGTTCATCTGATATAAAAGATCATAATGGTGGATTTGGATGGGGATCTATTACATTTGATGAAGGCTTTGAAAGATCATCAAACGTAGCTTTTTCTATTTTAGAAGATCAATTATTAAAACCAGATAAATTTAAGCAATATATGAATAAATTTGGATTTAACCAAAAAACCGGAATAGATTTACCTGGTGAAAGTAAAAATACTTTATTATTAAATACACAAATTCAACAAGTCACAACTTCTTTTGGGCAAGGTTCTACAGTAACTCCTATTCAATTAATCCAAGCTGCTACTGCTATAGCGAATGACGGGAAAATGATGCAACCATATATCGTTGACAAAGTTGTAAATCCAACAAACAAACAAGTTATTATGGAAAATCAACCGAAAGAAATTGGGAATCCGATAAAAAAAGAAACAGCGAACAAGGTAAGAGACTTAATGGAACGTGTTATTACGTCTTCAAAAGGGACTGGTACAATGTATAAAGTGGATGGTTATCCAATTGGAGGTAAAACAGGGACAGCGCAAATTCCGAATCCTGAAAATGGACGATATATGGAAGGGAAAGAAAATTATATTTTTTCATTTTTAGGTATGGCTCCGATTGATGACCCAGAGTTAATTGTATACTTAGCTATTAAGCAGCCAAAGTTAAAGGGAGACGAGTATGGAGCTCAGCCACTTGCTGAAATATTTAAACCAGTTATCAAAAATAGCCTTGAATATTTAAAGGTGAAACCATTTACAGAAAAACAAATGACAGATGCAACGAAACGATCTCAATTAAAAGTACAAAATTATGTCAACCAATCAATAGATACAGTAGAGAATAGTGTAAAAGAAGAAAAACTCCAGCCGATAATTTTAGGAGAAGAAAAAATCAAAAAACAATATCCGCAGTCTGGTGAAGTAATGAGTGAAGGGGATCGTATATTTTTATTAGGAAGTAACCCCAAAATGCCAAATTTAAAAGGGTGGTCCATGCGTGATGCTATGTATTTCTCTAAACTATTAAAATTAGATTTAAAAACTACAGGGACAGGCTATGTAACGAGTCAAAGTATTGAAAAGGGACAAGATATACAAGAAGGAGATATATTAGAACTAGAATTAGAACCACCATTACAACCGTTAGCAGAGGCGAATACAAATTAA
- a CDS encoding DUF7018 domain-containing (lipo)protein, with product MKVKKLVTLAVPFMLLVGCGTEKTDAKPKEKVESKAETKEKLSKDKYPERITAISTEFLQKVTEMSEIAKDRTTSDKEATEKILAQVKAIQKTIKKFDTIEPPVEYQDAHKDILKAVDCYKEAYSIQEEILTSDKKTDEKALKDKADKSKDLIKKGSELWASGYKPIQDVIVGKTNEIKDNSDSKTDSPSTSDTSTLSNKDVQLSISGKELVGEWGKYEGSEFIKAVEFREDGTYIAYDDKGKTPYEQNHMEGSWFYTQEKNQVSLTAKEVVKDGNKIDTSQLKIAVDYKVDSFKDDSFKMTDAKGNSLQAVKRK from the coding sequence ATGAAAGTAAAGAAACTAGTTACGCTTGCAGTACCATTTATGCTATTAGTCGGTTGTGGAACGGAGAAAACAGATGCAAAACCAAAAGAAAAAGTGGAATCAAAAGCAGAAACAAAAGAGAAGTTATCGAAAGACAAGTATCCTGAGCGAATAACAGCTATATCAACCGAATTCTTGCAGAAAGTTACTGAAATGTCTGAAATAGCAAAGGATAGAACAACTAGTGATAAAGAAGCAACTGAGAAAATATTAGCGCAAGTAAAGGCTATACAGAAAACCATTAAGAAGTTTGATACTATTGAACCACCAGTAGAGTATCAAGACGCCCATAAAGACATATTAAAAGCAGTAGATTGTTATAAAGAAGCATACTCGATTCAAGAAGAAATTTTAACATCAGACAAGAAAACAGACGAGAAAGCACTTAAGGATAAAGCAGATAAGTCAAAAGACTTAATTAAAAAAGGATCTGAACTTTGGGCATCTGGTTACAAACCAATTCAAGATGTGATAGTGGGTAAAACGAACGAAATTAAGGATAATTCTGACTCTAAAACTGACAGCCCTTCAACTTCTGATACTTCTACTCTTAGTAATAAAGATGTGCAACTATCAATAAGTGGTAAAGAATTAGTAGGAGAATGGGGTAAATACGAAGGTTCTGAATTTATCAAAGCAGTTGAGTTTCGTGAGGATGGTACATATATCGCATATGATGACAAAGGTAAAACACCTTATGAGCAAAACCATATGGAAGGAAGCTGGTTCTACACTCAAGAAAAAAACCAAGTATCATTAACGGCGAAAGAAGTTGTAAAAGACGGGAATAAGATCGATACAAGTCAGTTAAAGATAGCAGTAGACTACAAGGTTGATTCATTTAAAGACGATTCCTTCAAGATGACAGACGCAAAGGGAAATAGTCTACAAGCAGTAAAACGTAAGTAA
- a CDS encoding MFS transporter, producing the protein MKNLLKNWKYPLLLLSGVGIANLGAWIYLIALNVLVYHMGGSALAVATLYVIKPLAALFTNAWSGSMIDRLNKRKLMIHLDIYRAVFIAILPLLPSLWMVYVFVFFISMASAIYEPTAMTYMTKLIPVEKRQRFNSLRSLIGSGASVIGPSIAGALLIANTSEFAIYMNAIAFLLSGVITLLLPNLDKKTDIHTSNDRLSLAVLKKDWNIVLNFSKKSLYIVFVYFLFQGMMVLVAANDSLELSFAKEVLFLTDSEYGFLVSIAGAGFILGAITNTILSKKLTPSFLIGIGSLFIAIGYIIYAFSNEFLMAAIGFFLLSFSMAYANTGFNTFYQNNVPVHIMGRIGSIYGLFIAGITILITILFGVATQFISIQLVVIVGSLVMLLITIILCVFNLLPSHSKVHSSESIHSK; encoded by the coding sequence ATGAAAAACTTACTTAAAAATTGGAAATATCCATTATTACTACTGTCTGGAGTTGGTATTGCAAATTTAGGGGCATGGATTTACTTAATAGCACTGAATGTACTTGTCTATCATATGGGTGGCTCAGCCTTAGCAGTTGCTACTTTATATGTAATTAAACCATTAGCTGCTTTATTTACAAACGCTTGGTCAGGAAGTATGATTGATCGTTTAAATAAACGGAAGTTAATGATTCACCTCGATATATATCGCGCGGTATTTATTGCTATTTTACCTTTACTTCCATCACTTTGGATGGTTTATGTGTTCGTATTCTTTATAAGTATGGCCAGTGCGATTTATGAACCAACTGCTATGACATATATGACTAAATTAATTCCAGTTGAGAAAAGACAACGTTTTAACTCATTGCGTAGTTTAATAGGATCGGGTGCTTCTGTAATTGGTCCATCGATAGCGGGAGCATTGTTAATAGCAAATACATCAGAGTTTGCTATATATATGAATGCTATAGCATTCCTCTTATCCGGAGTAATTACATTGCTACTACCTAATCTTGATAAAAAAACTGATATTCATACATCAAATGACAGGTTATCTTTAGCTGTACTAAAAAAAGATTGGAACATCGTTTTAAATTTTAGTAAAAAATCTTTGTATATCGTTTTTGTGTACTTCTTATTCCAAGGGATGATGGTGTTAGTTGCCGCAAATGATTCACTTGAATTGTCATTTGCGAAAGAAGTTTTATTCTTAACAGATAGTGAATATGGCTTTTTAGTTAGTATCGCTGGAGCCGGCTTTATTTTAGGAGCAATAACAAATACAATTTTATCAAAAAAATTAACACCTTCATTTTTAATTGGAATAGGATCATTATTCATCGCAATCGGTTATATAATTTATGCTTTTTCAAATGAGTTTTTAATGGCTGCAATTGGATTCTTTCTTTTATCTTTCTCTATGGCGTATGCAAATACAGGGTTTAACACTTTTTATCAAAATAATGTCCCTGTCCATATAATGGGACGGATTGGGAGCATATATGGCTTATTTATTGCAGGTATCACCATTTTGATTACGATTTTGTTTGGAGTTGCAACCCAATTTATTTCGATACAACTCGTAGTTATTGTAGGATCATTGGTAATGCTACTGATTACTATCATATTGTGTGTGTTTAATTTATTGCCTTCACATTCTAAGGTGCATTCTTCTGAGTCGATACATTCGAAATAG
- a CDS encoding DegV family protein — translation MKRVAWITDSTTASFTTEGDNFVIPIEVIIDGVSYKDCEEGVRERVYNALNEGKTVTTSQPNIGEMVELFSKCKEEYEEGFAVAISGKVSGTYQNMKLAAEMAGFPLTVLDSETTSYPMDELIRKAKSLYNDGMTLQDIHKTLVDEKRRPFHVFPKSLKGLYASGRVKGIQFLLGSLLSVNLILEVKGGELLLEKKVRKIQKCREYIKNELEKELPKVLHMFHANDKDGAEEWIADIRQAFPEMDFKLYPLPISFAVHAGEGTIAISY, via the coding sequence ATGAAGCGTGTTGCTTGGATTACTGATAGTACAACTGCGAGTTTTACAACAGAAGGAGATAACTTTGTTATCCCAATTGAAGTTATTATTGATGGTGTGTCGTACAAAGATTGTGAAGAAGGTGTGCGTGAGCGCGTTTATAATGCTTTAAACGAAGGTAAAACTGTCACTACATCACAGCCTAACATAGGGGAAATGGTAGAGTTATTTTCGAAATGCAAAGAAGAATATGAAGAGGGATTTGCAGTTGCTATTAGCGGAAAAGTAAGTGGAACCTATCAAAACATGAAATTGGCTGCAGAAATGGCAGGTTTCCCATTAACGGTATTAGATAGTGAAACAACAAGCTATCCAATGGATGAACTAATTAGAAAAGCGAAATCGTTATACAATGATGGTATGACTTTACAAGATATACACAAAACATTAGTAGATGAAAAAAGAAGACCTTTCCATGTATTCCCGAAAAGTTTAAAAGGCCTTTACGCAAGTGGGCGTGTAAAGGGCATTCAATTTTTACTTGGAAGTTTATTAAGTGTCAACTTAATATTAGAAGTAAAAGGTGGAGAGCTTTTACTGGAAAAGAAAGTTCGTAAAATCCAAAAATGTCGAGAATACATTAAAAATGAACTTGAAAAAGAATTACCAAAAGTACTTCACATGTTCCATGCTAACGATAAAGATGGAGCCGAAGAATGGATTGCAGATATTAGACAAGCATTCCCTGAAATGGATTTCAAATTATATCCATTACCAATTTCATTTGCGGTACATGCAGGTGAGGGTACAATAGCAATTAGTTATTAA
- a CDS encoding GNAT family N-acetyltransferase yields MDIEIRAYSKEDETGWIRCRVLSFLDTAYYDNVFREKEKYENPAIELVVVYENQIVGLIDIEYELEERTVCSRGTGLGGMIWHIAVHPDFRRMKIGNQLLKEAEKLVNELNLNRLEAWTRDNLWVHGWYEKNGFVNVDSYLHVYSDHTDEMKGVMKSNIDQLYPVQTFAHYTGENKEEIRKQFKRVHDCFCFEKYFI; encoded by the coding sequence ATGGATATAGAAATTAGAGCGTATAGTAAAGAGGATGAAACAGGTTGGATACGTTGTCGTGTGTTATCTTTTCTAGATACAGCATATTACGATAATGTATTTAGAGAGAAAGAAAAATATGAAAATCCTGCTATTGAATTAGTAGTTGTATATGAAAATCAAATTGTGGGTTTAATAGATATTGAATACGAATTAGAAGAACGTACAGTTTGTTCAAGAGGGACTGGTCTTGGCGGTATGATTTGGCATATTGCAGTTCATCCGGATTTCCGTAGAATGAAAATTGGTAATCAACTATTAAAGGAAGCGGAGAAGTTAGTGAATGAACTTAACCTAAATCGCCTGGAAGCATGGACTAGGGATAATTTATGGGTTCATGGATGGTATGAAAAGAACGGTTTTGTAAACGTAGACTCCTATTTACACGTATATAGCGATCATACTGACGAGATGAAAGGTGTAATGAAAAGTAATATAGATCAGTTATATCCAGTTCAAACATTTGCTCATTATACAGGTGAAAATAAAGAAGAGATAAGAAAACAATTTAAACGGGTTCATGATTGTTTTTGTTTTGAAAAGTATTTTATTTAA
- a CDS encoding serine hydrolase domain-containing protein, whose amino-acid sequence MKTKDQIDNVVKAIHRHIDFSGVILVKEEKSVVFEEAFGYANRNECINNTIQTRFGIASGCKIFTAIGICQLVERGVITFHTKLKDCLSIKFPNFNEDITIHHLLTHSSGIPDYFDESILDNFEDLWKETPMYLLKSLKDFLPLFQNRDMMFAPGNKFHYNNAGFIILGLIIEEQTKLKFTEYIEKNIFKLIDMNDSGYFSLDRLPRHTALGYIQDEISQTWRTNAYSIPIKGGSDGGAFITAPDMLKFWEALFNYEIINREYTKILLTPHIQVNNKQSYGYGIWIETRENKIFKYHVMGYDPGVSFRSAVYPDLGITLVIPSNKGAGPEKLMKEIEGAF is encoded by the coding sequence ATGAAAACAAAAGATCAAATAGACAACGTTGTAAAAGCAATACATCGGCATATAGATTTCTCAGGGGTAATTTTAGTGAAAGAGGAAAAAAGCGTAGTCTTTGAAGAGGCGTTTGGTTATGCAAATCGAAATGAATGTATAAACAATACAATACAAACTAGATTCGGAATTGCCTCAGGATGTAAAATCTTCACAGCAATTGGCATCTGTCAACTTGTTGAAAGGGGTGTAATTACTTTTCATACAAAGTTAAAAGATTGTTTAAGTATTAAATTTCCAAATTTCAATGAAGATATTACAATACATCACCTTCTGACACATAGTTCGGGTATTCCAGATTATTTTGATGAAAGTATTTTGGATAACTTTGAGGATCTTTGGAAAGAAACTCCTATGTACCTATTAAAAAGTTTAAAAGACTTTTTACCACTATTTCAAAACAGAGATATGATGTTTGCACCAGGAAATAAGTTTCACTACAACAATGCAGGGTTTATTATACTTGGATTAATAATCGAAGAACAGACAAAACTTAAATTTACGGAGTATATAGAAAAAAACATATTTAAACTAATCGATATGAATGATTCTGGCTATTTCTCTTTAGATAGATTACCAAGACACACAGCTCTCGGATATATACAAGATGAAATTAGCCAGACATGGAGAACAAATGCTTACTCTATTCCGATAAAAGGTGGTTCTGATGGTGGAGCTTTTATTACTGCGCCAGACATGCTGAAGTTCTGGGAAGCATTGTTTAACTATGAAATCATAAACCGAGAATATACAAAAATACTATTAACTCCTCACATTCAAGTGAATAATAAACAGTCTTACGGCTATGGAATATGGATTGAAACAAGGGAAAATAAGATATTCAAATATCATGTAATGGGATATGATCCAGGGGTCAGTTTTCGCTCAGCCGTATATCCAGACTTAGGAATTACATTAGTTATTCCATCGAATAAAGGGGCAGGACCCGAAAAATTAATGAAAGAAATAGAAGGAGCTTTTTAA
- a CDS encoding type 1 glutamine amidotransferase family protein, translated as MQTKKAFLYVFNTMSDWEYGYLIAELNSGRYFKKDLAPLKVITVGVNKEMITTMGGLSIKPDISLDECTLESKDLLILPGGTTWSEEIHQPILERIGQALKLGTIVAAICGATDALANMGYLDTRKHTSNNLEYTKMVCPNYKGEKFYELGTAVSDANLVTASGIAPLEFAMEVLKNIGVFTPDALHSWYNLNKTHKPEYFFQLMNSINK; from the coding sequence ATGCAAACAAAAAAAGCTTTTCTATATGTATTTAATACAATGTCGGACTGGGAATATGGATATTTAATTGCTGAACTAAACTCAGGAAGATATTTCAAAAAAGATTTAGCACCTTTAAAAGTAATTACAGTAGGAGTTAATAAAGAAATGATAACTACTATGGGAGGACTGAGCATAAAACCAGATATTTCCCTTGATGAATGTACTCTTGAGAGTAAAGATCTTTTAATTTTACCAGGAGGTACTACTTGGAGTGAAGAAATTCATCAACCTATCTTGGAAAGAATTGGCCAAGCTTTAAAGCTTGGCACTATTGTTGCTGCAATTTGTGGTGCAACTGATGCCCTCGCGAATATGGGATACTTGGATACTAGAAAGCATACAAGTAATAACTTAGAATATACTAAAATGGTATGTCCTAACTATAAAGGAGAAAAGTTCTATGAGTTGGGAACTGCGGTATCTGATGCGAATTTAGTTACTGCATCAGGAATAGCTCCTCTGGAATTTGCAATGGAGGTACTGAAAAACATAGGTGTATTTACACCAGATGCATTACATTCATGGTATAACCTAAATAAGACTCATAAACCTGAATACTTCTTCCAGTTAATGAATTCAATAAATAAATGA
- a CDS encoding DJ-1/PfpI family protein, whose translation MKIAIVCFDNFTDTDVFLPWDLLNRVRLVGGISDWNVQLLGTEKTHISMSGLRIPMTGSLSEIPSADAVIFASGKGVQDLYKNQEYLNNIHVDPQRQLISSMCSGSLLLGAKKLLTGKKATTYPSAVEQLKEFDVDVIEKSFVNEGNISTAAGCFAAQELSAWIISTLINEEMVDIVLETVQPVGKGLYF comes from the coding sequence ATGAAAATTGCAATAGTCTGTTTCGATAATTTTACTGATACAGATGTTTTTCTACCATGGGATTTATTAAATCGTGTACGTTTAGTTGGCGGTATTTCTGATTGGAATGTCCAACTATTAGGAACGGAAAAAACTCATATTTCCATGTCTGGTTTGCGTATTCCGATGACAGGAAGCCTATCTGAAATTCCTTCTGCTGACGCTGTAATATTTGCAAGTGGTAAGGGAGTACAAGATTTATATAAAAATCAAGAATATCTTAATAACATTCATGTAGATCCTCAAAGACAATTAATAAGCTCCATGTGTTCTGGTTCACTATTACTAGGAGCTAAAAAATTGTTAACTGGAAAAAAAGCAACTACATATCCATCCGCAGTAGAACAACTTAAAGAATTTGATGTAGACGTTATTGAAAAAAGTTTCGTAAACGAAGGAAATATTTCAACTGCTGCGGGTTGTTTTGCTGCTCAAGAACTCTCAGCTTGGATTATAAGCACCCTAATTAATGAAGAAATGGTTGATATTGTACTAGAAACTGTTCAGCCAGTAGGCAAAGGTTTATATTTTTAA
- a CDS encoding helix-turn-helix transcriptional regulator — protein sequence MPKIDNMLAILWMLRSGEKITAKQISEKLEMNIRTVYRYIDTISTSGVPIISEPGHNGGYTLLNNFIEAPLFFDFEEQTSLFHAAVFAEEAGYYGGEALNRAISKLSKYSNQEQETKINHHLTSLEVISRLSSLSIEPFLKELEQSVADGYSVKILYHKSSEKQLNDRLVDPYRIIYWNNKWYVIGFCHLRNDIRSFRVDRIESLTLTENKFNRPENFSARDFFIKNLLPTIEDKEGIISLVISGDKNVLADICQHWFLGHYLQERTSNQAVFLLEKDMLHKYVPYLLLPYNKSIKVIEPISLKKRLIEVLSELIQFHQV from the coding sequence ATGCCTAAAATTGACAATATGTTAGCAATTCTATGGATGCTTCGTTCAGGTGAAAAAATTACTGCAAAACAAATTTCAGAAAAGTTAGAGATGAATATAAGGACTGTGTATCGTTATATTGATACAATTTCAACTAGTGGCGTACCTATAATTTCAGAACCTGGACATAACGGTGGATACACTTTATTGAACAATTTTATCGAGGCTCCTCTTTTTTTTGATTTTGAGGAGCAAACTTCACTATTTCACGCTGCTGTTTTTGCAGAAGAAGCCGGATATTATGGAGGTGAAGCACTAAATAGGGCCATTTCAAAACTAAGTAAATACTCAAATCAAGAGCAAGAAACAAAGATAAACCACCATTTAACTAGTCTTGAAGTAATAAGTCGATTAAGTTCACTCTCTATAGAACCTTTTTTGAAGGAATTGGAGCAGTCCGTAGCAGACGGATACTCAGTAAAAATTCTTTACCATAAAAGTAGCGAAAAGCAATTAAATGATAGATTGGTCGATCCATACAGGATTATCTATTGGAATAATAAATGGTATGTGATTGGATTTTGTCATCTTAGGAATGATATTCGTAGTTTTAGAGTAGATCGAATTGAAAGTTTAACGCTAACCGAAAATAAGTTTAACCGGCCAGAAAATTTTTCAGCACGTGACTTTTTTATAAAAAATCTTCTTCCAACAATAGAAGATAAGGAAGGGATTATTTCTTTGGTTATTAGTGGGGATAAAAATGTTTTGGCTGATATTTGCCAACATTGGTTTTTAGGACATTATTTACAAGAACGGACTTCAAATCAAGCAGTTTTTCTTCTTGAAAAAGATATGCTACATAAATATGTACCTTATTTACTTTTACCGTATAATAAATCCATTAAAGTTATTGAGCCAATAAGTCTTAAGAAAAGGCTTATTGAAGTTCTGTCGGAATTAATACAATTTCATCAAGTATAA
- a CDS encoding VanZ family protein, whose product MYMINGSLFIILGVICYLIVRGILIGTKNKKHVIWWKEIISFLFLVYICMVVAVTLFPLPIGFPSNIETLNRSVNIIPFASIIKDINQIGSAYDGDALFMIGLIVRNAGGNILLLMPLGFLAPILWDKYKKFKNTILLGFSISTSIELLQLIQSLFSGVGRITDIDDVICNVIGCIVGYFIYKITIMLAAKFNIQVFNETDSKRIETIDN is encoded by the coding sequence TTGTATATGATCAACGGTAGCTTGTTTATTATTTTAGGGGTTATTTGTTATTTAATTGTACGTGGAATATTAATTGGTACCAAAAATAAAAAACATGTGATTTGGTGGAAAGAAATAATAAGTTTTTTATTTTTGGTCTACATTTGTATGGTTGTTGCAGTAACTTTATTCCCTTTACCAATCGGTTTTCCTTCTAATATTGAAACTCTGAATCGCTCGGTCAATATAATACCATTTGCATCAATTATTAAAGACATCAATCAAATTGGTAGTGCTTATGATGGAGATGCCCTATTTATGATTGGTCTAATTGTAAGAAATGCAGGCGGGAATATTTTATTATTAATGCCTTTAGGGTTTTTAGCACCAATCCTATGGGATAAATATAAGAAATTCAAAAATACAATTTTATTAGGATTTTCTATATCAACTAGTATTGAATTGCTACAATTAATTCAGTCTTTATTTAGTGGAGTGGGACGAATTACTGATATTGATGATGTAATCTGTAACGTTATAGGTTGTATTGTTGGATACTTTATTTATAAAATCACTATAATGCTAGCTGCTAAATTTAACATTCAAGTATTTAATGAGACGGATTCTAAAAGAATAGAAACTATTGATAACTAA
- a CDS encoding DUF3189 family protein, whose amino-acid sequence MIFIYTDFGGTHSTALAAAYHLNKLPTDRKLTKEEILNVDYFNKLKTEDMGKIIFHGIDENGNPVYTIGCGASKVVVPAMKHLGEILQKHYQSHEKIIFSNTSPTVPLPMTFGGLFSRRFHIDFIGVPLLVWGAKLSCDNVQRLVSYTKESGRLTNDYVVILDNETFK is encoded by the coding sequence ATGATATTCATTTACACGGATTTCGGTGGAACACATTCAACTGCACTCGCTGCAGCTTATCATTTAAATAAATTACCAACGGATCGTAAGCTAACAAAAGAAGAAATATTAAATGTAGATTATTTTAATAAATTGAAAACTGAAGATATGGGGAAAATTATTTTTCATGGAATAGATGAAAATGGTAACCCGGTTTATACGATTGGATGCGGCGCATCAAAAGTTGTTGTACCTGCGATGAAGCATTTAGGAGAGATTCTACAAAAACATTATCAAAGTCATGAAAAGATTATTTTTTCTAATACATCACCAACAGTGCCTTTACCAATGACTTTTGGCGGTCTGTTTTCTAGAAGGTTTCACATCGACTTTATCGGTGTACCACTACTTGTATGGGGTGCAAAACTTAGCTGTGATAACGTACAAAGACTTGTTAGTTATACGAAAGAATCCGGGCGATTAACAAACGATTATGTTGTGATTTTAGATAACGAAACTTTTAAATAA